The Natrinema sp. DC36 genome includes the window AGCGGGTCGGCGTCGCGACGCCGCACGTGTCCGGAATGTTGATCCAGTCGGTACCAGCCTCGGTGACCGCTTCGATGACCTCGAGCAGGTACTCCTCGTCGGTTCGAGTCGCATCCATCGGCGAGAACATGCAGGTCGCGCCCGCCTCCGTGATGCGTTCGACCGAGTCGACTGCGCGCTGTACGACTTCCTCCCGGGTGGCGTGCATCGAATCCTCGATCTGGACGTCGCTGGTGGACACGAACGTGTGTACCATCTCGACGCCGGAATCGAGCGCCGCTTCGATGTCACCGTCGACGACGCGGGCTAACCCGCAGGTCGTCGAACTGGTGGACGAAGCGATATCACGAACGGCCTCGAACTCCGCGTCGGAGTTGACGGGGAACCCGGCCTCGATGACGTGGGTTCCCATCTCGTCCAGGATGGACGCGATCTGCCGTTTGTCGTCGTAGGAAAACGATGTGCCGGGCGACTGCTCGCCGTCCCGGAGGGTCGTATCGAAGACACGTGCTGACTCTATTTCGTCAGTGGAATCTAACGTGCCCTGGAAGAACTCGACCCCCCTGATTGGTATCAGAGGATGGGCTGTCTTGTGAAGACATTGTATCTGAACCCGAGGTGCGACGAGATATATAAACCTAACGCTGTGAGCGGCGGACAGCGGTCGCGAGCCGTGCCAGTACCGATCGGACTCGGTGCGAAACCGCACGACGGCGACGGCCTATTATCTGATGGTATCTCCTAATACTGTTTAGGCGCTCTCCAGCAATCTGCCCCGAATATCGAGTATCGGACCCCAATTATCGGCCGTTCGATCTCGTTTGCCCCGTTCGAGCGCTGGCGCGCGGTCGCCTATGGACGTTCGACCACTGCACCCATCCTTAAGTGAGGAAAATATGACTTGCTGTGATTTTCGGCGACGATAGTAGATATTCATCCAGCATCCGTCGATAACGGTACTGATCGACCGACAAGTGGGCGGAGTTTCCGCGGTCCTCGCGAGCATAGCACCCCGCACCGAGAGGGGACTCGAATCGACGGAACGGAGCAGTCGCGCGTGTGAGCGTTTTATGCCCGGTCGTGGTAGGACCGCGCGCATGACGACCGACGAGATCACCGACCTGCTAACCGGGGCGTATATCGACGAATTCGAGACCGTGATGAACTACCAGACCAACGCGATCGTCCTCGACGGCATCCACGCCGAGGAGGTCAAGACGAGCCTCGAGGAGGACATCCAGGAGGAACTCGACCACGCGCGGATGCTCGGCGAGCGACTGAAGCAACTCGACGAGTCGCCGCCGGGGTCGGAGTCGTTCGAGGCCAACCAGCACAGCCTCCAGCCGCCCGAGGACACCACTGACGTCCAGTCGGTCATCGAGGGCGTTCTCGAGGCAGAGGAGGACGCCATCGAGACCTACCGGTCGTTGATCGAGGCCGCGACCGAGGCCAACGACCCGGTCACGGAGGACGTAGCGGTGACAATTCTCGCCGACGAGGAGGCCCACCGAACCGAGTTCCGCGGCTTCCAGAAGGAGTTTCCGATGGACTGAGTCGTCGCCTTCGATAGCAACCGCGAGCGAATCCGAAGGGTGAGCGAGCGGGCCGACGACCGATGTGAAGGCTCGCGTAGCGAGCCGAAACGGAGGGAGGAGTGCTTTTGATCAACCTTTTGCCGAGTGCGGTCGCTTTGCGACCGCACACAGAGTAAAAGGTTGGAGGCGAACGTTTTTCTCGTCCGGGTTCGACGCTCGCCATATGAGCGATTTCGACCTCGACCTTCGGACCGTCGAGGAGCACATCGACGACGAACTCGAGCTCGAGGGCAGTATCATCCTTGGTTTCCTCGATGGAGAGACGCCGGACGAGGAGTGGCTCGAGGCGATTTCGAAGGGGAACGTGCTCGTGCTCAACGTCGAAGGAGACGTGAACGAACTGGCCGCGGGATTCGCTCGAGACGTCAAGGAGTCCGGCGGGAATCTCGTTCACTTCCGGGGGTTTCTGCTCGTGACGCCGCCGGGCGTGGACGTGAGTACGGAACGGCTTTAGAACCGAACCGAGTTGGGTTTTCACGAAGTACCGGTCGACGTGAGAGGGCATTCTGCTATCGCTGGCGACACGGAAGGGCCACATCCTCCCCAGCCGATTCGTTCGCGCCTCGCGGCGCTCACTGCATCCCTCGCGTGTATTTGAGCGACGACTCGCCACTGGCTCGTCGTCGCACCGCACGCGCCACCGCACGGTGGTTCCCCGGTCCGAAGCGCAGACGCGCTCACGGTGCGGTAAACGTCAGGAAGTGACCGTCCGGATCGCGGACGACGACCTCCTCGTCCGACTCCCGCTCGAGCGAACCGATTCGATCGCGCACCGCCTCGAGCGCCGCTGCCGGGTCGTCTGTCTCGAATCCGAGGTCGACGTGGACGCCCCCCCGGGCGTCGGCGATTCCGAGGTGAGGTTCCCAGAGCTCGAGGGCCATCGGCCCGTGGAGTCTGACGCGCTTGCGGTCGTCGCCTTCGTCGACAGTTTCGAATCCGAGATCCTCGTAGAAGGCCTGCGCGCGCTCGAGATCCGCGACCTCGAGGACGACCTCGAAGATGCCGTCGATTCCCGGCCCCGCGACGTCCTGCTGGCCGAGTTCGACGCAGTTGCCGTCGGGATCGTACAGGTAGAGCGACCGGGAGGGGCCGAAGCGCGCCTCCTCGAGGTCGTAGTCGTCGTCGAGGCGGTCCCACCAGTCGTCGTACTCAGATTTGGGGATCGAGAACGCGAAGTGCGTGTGGAGCCCGCCCCGCGGGAGCGCCGCCGGTCGTCGGAGCACGAGATCGGTGTCGCCCGCCGCGAAGACGAGTTCGTTCGCCCCGCGCTCGCGCCCCGTCAGTCCCAGGGTCTCCTCGTAGAACGTCCCCGCTGCCTCGAGGTACTTGGCCTCGAGAGCGAGCCAGGCGAGCCCGGTTAGCATACGTGACCGTACGCGCGGGAAGTGCAAAGTATGTTGGCTGCTCCTTGCTCGAGCGCGGCCGACCGCCGAGGTTTATGCAGCGACGGCCCGTAGGATGGCGGTATGACTTCCCGCGTCGACGAACGCGAAACCGAGTACCGCGAGATCGACCGCTTCGAGAACGGCGTCGGCTGGATCGCCCACCCCGACGAACGGATGCAACGCGCGAGCCACGCCCTCGCGGTCGACGGCGAGGTCTGGGTGATCGACCCGGTCGACGCCGAGGGGATCGACGACCTGTTCGCCGAGTTCGGCGACGTGACCGGCGTCGTCGTCACGCTCGACCGGCACAAACGCGACGCGGCGGCGGTCGCGGACCGCCACGACGTCCCCGTCTACCTCCCCGAATTCTTCGACGGCGTCACCGAGGACATCGACGCCGCGGTCGCTCGCTTCGACGACGAACTCTCCGATACCGGGATCCGCGCCATCACGGTCGTCGACAACCGCGTCTGGCAGGAAGTCGCCCTCTACAACCCGGCCGACGGGACGCTCGTCGTCCCCGAAACGGTCGGGACGGTGGCGTTCTTCCGAGCCGGCGACGAGGAACTCGGCGTCCATCCGATGTTGCGACTCACTCCGCCGCGAACGCCTCTCCGCGGCGTCGCACCCGAGCGCGTGCTCGTCGGCCACGGCACCGGCGTGATGGCGGACGCCGCGCGCGTCCTCGAGACCGCGCTCGCCAGCTCCAGAAAAGGTGCGCCACGGTTGTACGCTACCACGGCCCGGGAGCTGCTTCCAGTGTGAACTACCCCGGTCTACTCGCCGCCTTCGGCCGCTCCGTGAGAGCGGGGACGTGGCACCCTGACCGCTACCGCTAAACTCCCGGCCACCCAAAAGGGCCCTATGGTCTACGTAACTCGCGCTCTCGTCGACGTCCTGCTGGACCTGGCGAGCGACGCCGATCCCAACGACGTGACGACCGGCGTTTCGGTCACGCCGGCGAGCGAACTCGAGGGTGCGGACGCGATTCCGCCCGAAACACCCGTTTTCACCGACTTCTTTCTCCCCGACCCCGACAACTCCGTCAACGCCGTCTTCGGCGTCGATCTCTCGACGCCCGCGCGCCAGGCTCAAGGCCGGTTCGTCTCCCACCCCGTCGGCGAGCTCGAGGTGACGCGCCGGGACCACCTGGCAGAAGTCGTCTTCGTCGCCGTCCCGCCGTGGGGAACCGACGACCGGTCGTTCGCCGCGTTCGGCCGGAGCGGCGATCGGCGGCCCCTCGAGATCATCGACGCCTCGCCGCCGGGGCAGTCATTGACGGACTGACCAGAACACGTCCGTTGCGTACGCGGTCCACTCTTCGTCAGGCGGTGAGACCCACAGCGACTCAGGGCAGTTCAGGGCGGGTCACTCGAGATAGCCCAGCCCGCGGAGCTGTTCGGTGATCTCTTCGAACTCGGCTTCGGTGAGTTCGCCCTCCCTCTGGTGCTGGATGACGATGCTGCGCAGCAGGAATCGGACGAGGTCGCTCGTGCTCTGGAAGCTGGTTCCCTCGATTGTTTCCTCGACGCGGTCCGCGAGATCCTTCGGAATCGACACCGTGGTATAGTCGGTCATACGCCATACTCCGTCGCGGGCCCCAAATGCGTGTCGACAGGTCGGTGGTCGCCGCCGAACCGGTGACCGATGGCTCACGCGGTTGTCGGCCAGGGTTGCCGTTGGCTGCGGTTTCCGTTGGCCGCGGTTGCCGTTGGCCGGAATTGTTGGTAGCCGAGGGCAGTGGACAGTTGACAGTGGGCAGTAGGCGGTTGCCAGTGTCGGCAGCGTTCGACTAACGGTCACTGTTCGGTGACACTCCGCTGCCGTCTCCACAGGCATTTTTATATCCGGCTCCGTAGCGGGAGGTACAGGTATGGGAGTCCGGCCACCATCGAGCGGAGACGACGAGGAACCCGACAGTATCGAGTTCGGCATCGCGGCCGTCGACGCTCATCTCAGCGAGTCCGACCTCTCCTTTCCGGCCACGAAGGACGACGTCAGAGCCGAGATCGGCCACGAGAACGTTCCCTACGACGTTCACGGGAACGACGTGCCCCTGAGTGAGATGCTCGCCGAAGTCCCAACTGACCAGTTCGACTCGCGTCAGGAGCTGTTGAACGCGCTCCACCAGCCCTTCGAGGAATACCGCCGAAACAACTCGAACGGGGTCGTCGCCCAGTTCCGCTCGCTGTTGCCCTTCTGAGTTTTCACTGTCGAAGAAATATCTCTGACAGCAGACAATAGCGGTGTCAGTAGAAGATCTATATTTGCAAAGTGGAAACGCCGATGACGAGCGTCCTGCTACCTGGGCAACACGGAGTCGCCACGCCCTCCCCAGCCGATTCTCTCGCTCCTGTCGTCGCTCGCTCATCCACTGGAAGACGCTTTGCGTCTTCCAAGCAGTCACTCGCTACACTCGTGACGACCTCGCACGGCTTCGTACCGTGATTCGCCTTTCGCTCATCCCGGTACGGCGCGCGCCACCGCATAGCGGTTGATCGGTTGAGAGCGATACATGGATCTGCTGGGCTAGCTGGTAGACCGCGACGCCCTTTCGCCCGTTTCCGTCTTCGGCCATCACTCGTCGTTCGACTCTCGAGCGATTCGCTCGAGTCGCCGCCGCTGCTCGCGGTGGAGGGTCACGAGCATGTCCGAGAGGACGCCGAACATGAGGAGCTGGACGCCCAGCAGGATGGCGGCCGCCGAGGCGAGGGCCATGACTTCGTGGCTCTGGGTGTACTGAATCCACTCCCAGAGGACGTAGACAGCGATGAGACTGCCCGAGAGAATACCGGCGACCCCGAGACTGCCGAAGTAGAACAGGGGGTTGTTCGTCTTGGCCAGCGAGTACAGCGTGAGCAGGATCGTTCCGCCGTCTGTGACCGGGTGGAGGTTGGTTTCGGACTCGTCGGGCCTAGCGCTGTAACTGACCGGGACGACCGTCGTCTCGACCCCGTGTTTGACGCACTCGACGGCGAGTTCGGTCTCGATCGTGAACCCGTCGGAGTCGAGCGAGAGCCGTTCGAACGACTCGACGGTGAACGCTCGGTAGCCCGAGAGGATGTCCTCGTAGTTGGCGCCGTGGACGAACCCGAACGCGCGATTGATCATCCGATTACCGAAGCCGTTCAACGCGCGCATCGCGTCGTCGTCCATCTCGGCGAAGCGGTTGCCGATCACGTGCTCGTACCCTCTCGAGAGCGGTTCGACCATTTTGTCGGCGTCGGCCGGATCGTAGGTGCCGTCGCCGTCGGCCATCAGCACGTAGGGGACGGTAATGTACTCGAGGGCCTCGCGGACGGCCTGGCCCTTTCCGTCACCGGACTGGACCAGCACCTCGGCACCGCACCCGCGAGCGATTTCGCGAGTGCCGTCGGTCGAGTTGCCGTCGACGATGACGACGTTCGTATACCCCTGCTCGCGGAAGCCCTCGATCACGTCGGCGATCGTGGCCGCCTCGTCGAGCGTCGGGATGAGAACGCAGACGTCGTCGGGCGAGACCTCGCGGGCGTCCTCGGTCACGGCGACCTCCCCTGCGCCGTCCGAGAGGATGCTCGAGCCCGCACGAA containing:
- a CDS encoding ferritin-like domain-containing protein; amino-acid sequence: MTTDEITDLLTGAYIDEFETVMNYQTNAIVLDGIHAEEVKTSLEEDIQEELDHARMLGERLKQLDESPPGSESFEANQHSLQPPEDTTDVQSVIEGVLEAEEDAIETYRSLIEAATEANDPVTEDVAVTILADEEAHRTEFRGFQKEFPMD
- a CDS encoding DUF5779 family protein, translating into MSDFDLDLRTVEEHIDDELELEGSIILGFLDGETPDEEWLEAISKGNVLVLNVEGDVNELAAGFARDVKESGGNLVHFRGFLLVTPPGVDVSTERL
- a CDS encoding VOC family protein, whose product is MLTGLAWLALEAKYLEAAGTFYEETLGLTGRERGANELVFAAGDTDLVLRRPAALPRGGLHTHFAFSIPKSEYDDWWDRLDDDYDLEEARFGPSRSLYLYDPDGNCVELGQQDVAGPGIDGIFEVVLEVADLERAQAFYEDLGFETVDEGDDRKRVRLHGPMALELWEPHLGIADARGGVHVDLGFETDDPAAALEAVRDRIGSLERESDEEVVVRDPDGHFLTFTAP
- a CDS encoding ribbon-helix-helix domain-containing protein produces the protein MTDYTTVSIPKDLADRVEETIEGTSFQSTSDLVRFLLRSIVIQHQREGELTEAEFEEITEQLRGLGYLE
- the aglJ gene encoding S-layer glycoprotein N-glycosyltransferase AglJ → MEDDAVRAGSSILSDGAGEVAVTEDAREVSPDDVCVLIPTLDEAATIADVIEGFREQGYTNVVIVDGNSTDGTREIARGCGAEVLVQSGDGKGQAVREALEYITVPYVLMADGDGTYDPADADKMVEPLSRGYEHVIGNRFAEMDDDAMRALNGFGNRMINRAFGFVHGANYEDILSGYRAFTVESFERLSLDSDGFTIETELAVECVKHGVETTVVPVSYSARPDESETNLHPVTDGGTILLTLYSLAKTNNPLFYFGSLGVAGILSGSLIAVYVLWEWIQYTQSHEVMALASAAAILLGVQLLMFGVLSDMLVTLHREQRRRLERIARESNDE